In Malus sylvestris chromosome 16, drMalSylv7.2, whole genome shotgun sequence, the following are encoded in one genomic region:
- the LOC126607593 gene encoding nodulin-related protein 2-like isoform X1, translating into MDRLSAAFSSGGYGDKDQEDQYGGERKSATEGRHGSGGYGDKDQEDQYGGERKSATEGRHGSGGYGDKDQEDQYGGERKSATEGHHGKPGRAPPTTSELMSSAKIVAEAAKSSMNKGGDENIDRARVSEAASNILSGAAHYGKLDEKEGLGSYVGKAEDMLRKYGSGGDGESGGGGSHNSSESYKSSMGKDRRDDDENYPVSGEHETRKKPSKKEDEEEEEEGGSGGVGDYLKVAQGFLKK; encoded by the coding sequence ATGGATCGGCTTTCAGCAGCTTTCTCTTCCGGAGGTTACGGGGACAAAGACCAGGAAGATCAATACGGTGGCGAGAGAAAGTCCGCCACGGAGGGTCGCCACGGGTCTGGAGGTTACGGGGACAAAGACCAGGAAGATCAGTACGGCGGCGAGAGAAAATCCGCCACGGAGGGTCGCCACGGGTCTGGAGGTTACGGGGACAAAGACCAGGAAGATCAGTACGGCGGCGAGAGAAAGTCCGCGACGGAGGGTCACCACGGGAAGCCGGGACGTGCGCCACCGACGACGAGTGAGCTGATGTCGAGTGCAAAGATTGTGGCGGAAGCAGCCAAATCTTCGATGAACAAAGGGGGCGACGAAAATATCGACAGAGCTAGGGTTTCCGAGGCTGCTAGTAACATCTTAAGCGGTGCCGCACACTATGGCAAGCTGGACGAGAAAGAAGGACTTGGGAGTTATGTTGGTAAGGCCGAGGATATGCTCCGCAAGTACGGCAGCGGCGGTGACGGTGAAAGCGGCGGAGGAGGAAGTCACAATTCTTCTGAGTCTTATAAGTCTAGTATGGGGAAGGACAGAAGAGACGATGATGAGAACTATCCGGTGAGCGGAGAGCATGAGACTAGGAAGAAACCTAGTAAaaaggaggatgaggaggaggaggaggagggtggATCAGGTGGGGTTGGGGATTACCTTAAGGTTGCTCAGGGTTTCTTGAAGAAGTGA
- the LOC126607593 gene encoding nodulin-related protein 2-like isoform X3: MDRLSAAFSSGGYGDKDQEDQYGGERKSATEGRHGSGGYGDKDQEDQYGGERKSATEGHHGKPGRAPPTTSELMSSAKIVAEAAKSSMNKGGDENIDRARVSEAASNILSGAAHYGKLDEKEGLGSYVGKAEDMLRKYGSGGDGESGGGGSHNSSESYKSSMGKDRRDDDENYPVSGEHETRKKPSKKEDEEEEEEGGSGGVGDYLKVAQGFLKK, from the exons ATGGATCGGCTTTCAGCAGCTTTCTCTTCCGGAGGTTACGGGGACAAAGACCAGGAAGATCAATACGGTGGCGAGAGAAAGTCCGCCACGGAGGGTCGCCACGGGTCTGGAG GTTACGGGGACAAAGACCAGGAAGATCAGTACGGCGGCGAGAGAAAGTCCGCGACGGAGGGTCACCACGGGAAGCCGGGACGTGCGCCACCGACGACGAGTGAGCTGATGTCGAGTGCAAAGATTGTGGCGGAAGCAGCCAAATCTTCGATGAACAAAGGGGGCGACGAAAATATCGACAGAGCTAGGGTTTCCGAGGCTGCTAGTAACATCTTAAGCGGTGCCGCACACTATGGCAAGCTGGACGAGAAAGAAGGACTTGGGAGTTATGTTGGTAAGGCCGAGGATATGCTCCGCAAGTACGGCAGCGGCGGTGACGGTGAAAGCGGCGGAGGAGGAAGTCACAATTCTTCTGAGTCTTATAAGTCTAGTATGGGGAAGGACAGAAGAGACGATGATGAGAACTATCCGGTGAGCGGAGAGCATGAGACTAGGAAGAAACCTAGTAAaaaggaggatgaggaggaggaggaggagggtggATCAGGTGGGGTTGGGGATTACCTTAAGGTTGCTCAGGGTTTCTTGAAGAAGTGA
- the LOC126607593 gene encoding nodulin-related protein 2-like isoform X2, giving the protein MDRLSAAFSSGGYGDKDQEDQYGGERKSATEGRHGSGGYGDKDQEDQYGGERKSATEGHHGKPGRAPPTTSELMSSAKIVAEAAKSSMNKGGDENIDRARVSEAASNILSGAAHYGKLDEKEGLGSYVGKAEDMLRKYGSGGDGESGGGGSHNSSESYKSSMGKDRRDDDENYPVSGEHETRKKPSKKEDEEEEEEGGSGGVGDYLKVAQGFLKK; this is encoded by the exons ATGGATCGGCTTTCAGCAGCTTTCTCTTCCGGAG GTTACGGGGACAAAGACCAGGAAGATCAGTACGGCGGCGAGAGAAAATCCGCCACGGAGGGTCGCCACGGGTCTGGAGGTTACGGGGACAAAGACCAGGAAGATCAGTACGGCGGCGAGAGAAAGTCCGCGACGGAGGGTCACCACGGGAAGCCGGGACGTGCGCCACCGACGACGAGTGAGCTGATGTCGAGTGCAAAGATTGTGGCGGAAGCAGCCAAATCTTCGATGAACAAAGGGGGCGACGAAAATATCGACAGAGCTAGGGTTTCCGAGGCTGCTAGTAACATCTTAAGCGGTGCCGCACACTATGGCAAGCTGGACGAGAAAGAAGGACTTGGGAGTTATGTTGGTAAGGCCGAGGATATGCTCCGCAAGTACGGCAGCGGCGGTGACGGTGAAAGCGGCGGAGGAGGAAGTCACAATTCTTCTGAGTCTTATAAGTCTAGTATGGGGAAGGACAGAAGAGACGATGATGAGAACTATCCGGTGAGCGGAGAGCATGAGACTAGGAAGAAACCTAGTAAaaaggaggatgaggaggaggaggaggagggtggATCAGGTGGGGTTGGGGATTACCTTAAGGTTGCTCAGGGTTTCTTGAAGAAGTGA